From the Paraburkholderia sp. PREW-6R genome, one window contains:
- a CDS encoding class 1 fructose-bisphosphatase, producing the protein MALQRRTTLTKYLIEQQRETNNLPADLRLLIEVVARACKAISYHVSKGALGDALGTAGSENVQGEVQKKLDILSNEILLEANEWGGNLAGMASEEMEQFFPIPANYPKGEYLLVFDPLDGSSNIDVNVSIGTIFSVLRCPDGQQPTEQSFLQPGTQQVAAGYAVYGPQTVLVLTTGNGVNCFTLDRELGSWVLTQSDMRIPVETREYAINASNERHWYPPVEQYVGELKAGKDGPRQTDFNMRWIASMVADVHRILNRGGIFMYPADKRTPDKPGKLRLMYEANPMAFIVEQAGGAATNGEKRILDIQPKALHERVAVFIGSKNEVDRVTRYHLETKK; encoded by the coding sequence ATGGCTTTGCAACGTCGTACCACTCTCACGAAGTACCTGATCGAGCAGCAGCGTGAAACCAACAATCTGCCGGCCGATTTGCGCCTTCTGATCGAAGTCGTCGCGCGCGCGTGCAAGGCGATCAGCTACCACGTCAGCAAAGGCGCGCTCGGCGATGCGCTCGGCACGGCCGGCAGCGAGAATGTCCAGGGCGAAGTGCAGAAGAAGCTCGACATCCTGTCGAACGAAATCCTGCTCGAAGCCAATGAATGGGGCGGTAACCTTGCGGGCATGGCATCGGAGGAAATGGAACAGTTCTTCCCGATTCCGGCCAACTACCCGAAGGGCGAATATCTGCTGGTATTCGATCCGCTGGACGGCTCGTCGAACATCGACGTGAACGTGTCGATCGGCACGATCTTTTCGGTGCTGCGCTGCCCGGACGGCCAGCAACCCACCGAGCAGTCTTTCCTGCAGCCGGGCACACAGCAGGTCGCGGCGGGCTACGCGGTCTATGGTCCGCAAACGGTGCTCGTGCTGACCACCGGCAATGGCGTGAACTGCTTCACGCTCGACCGCGAACTGGGCTCGTGGGTGCTCACGCAAAGCGATATGCGCATTCCGGTCGAAACGCGCGAGTATGCGATCAACGCGTCGAACGAGCGCCACTGGTATCCGCCGGTCGAGCAATACGTCGGTGAACTGAAGGCCGGCAAGGACGGTCCGCGCCAGACCGACTTCAACATGCGCTGGATCGCGTCGATGGTGGCGGACGTGCACCGTATCCTGAATCGCGGCGGCATTTTCATGTATCCGGCCGACAAACGCACGCCGGACAAGCCAGGCAAACTGCGGCTCATGTACGAAGCGAATCCGATGGCGTTCATCGTCGAACAGGCAGGCGGCGCTGCAACCAATGGCGAAAAGCGCATTCTCGATATTCAGCCGAAGGCGTTGCACGAGCGCGTGGCGGTGTTCATCGGCTCGAAGAACGAAGTCGACCGCGTGACCCGCTACCATCTCGAAACAAAAAAGTGA
- a CDS encoding lysophospholipid acyltransferase family protein yields the protein MTARLDYLWRFGATGMAFVVFGVCGVLFSGLVFPLAWLWPHRATRQRAVTSVIHWFFRALVAVLQRIGVMEVEASGVERLRTGGPAIVVANHPTYLDVMVLLSLTPHACCVVKNAHWSNPCFWGIVRAAHYVSNADPSELVKAGANQLAAGYTMIIFPEGTRSPAPNRLHAFSRGFAHMALKVGAPIVPVLMDCDPPAFTKQMRWYDVPARAFRMRVNVLEPLDVEPLAPHDTLPALAARSVTSAIEAHITQHLFDYGFFKTGN from the coding sequence ATGACCGCGCGGCTTGACTATCTGTGGCGCTTCGGCGCAACCGGCATGGCCTTCGTGGTGTTCGGCGTGTGCGGTGTGCTGTTCTCGGGGCTGGTATTTCCGCTCGCGTGGCTGTGGCCGCACCGCGCAACGCGGCAACGTGCGGTAACGAGCGTCATTCACTGGTTTTTTCGCGCTCTCGTCGCGGTGCTCCAACGCATCGGCGTGATGGAAGTGGAAGCGTCGGGCGTCGAGCGGTTGCGCACGGGCGGCCCGGCGATCGTGGTGGCCAATCACCCCACGTATCTCGACGTGATGGTGCTGCTGTCGCTGACGCCGCACGCATGTTGCGTCGTGAAAAATGCGCATTGGAGCAATCCATGTTTCTGGGGCATCGTGCGCGCGGCGCATTACGTGAGCAATGCCGACCCCTCAGAGCTGGTCAAAGCCGGCGCGAATCAGCTTGCCGCCGGCTACACGATGATCATTTTTCCCGAAGGCACGCGTAGCCCCGCGCCGAACCGGCTGCACGCCTTTTCGCGCGGCTTTGCTCACATGGCACTGAAGGTCGGCGCGCCGATCGTTCCGGTGCTGATGGACTGCGATCCGCCCGCATTCACGAAGCAGATGCGCTGGTACGACGTGCCGGCGCGCGCCTTCCGCATGCGCGTGAACGTGCTCGAACCGCTCGATGTCGAGCCGCTCGCGCCGCACGACACGCTACCTGCTCTCGCGGCGCGCAGCGTGACGAGCGCCATTGAAGCCCACATTACCCAGCACCTGTTCGATTATGGATTCTTTAAAACTGGAAATTAA
- a CDS encoding phosphopantetheine-binding protein — protein MDSLKLEIKQLLIEALDLEDLSPADIDDDAPLFDTDGIGLDSIDALEIGIVLRKQYQLTIAANDERTREHFRSISTLAALVASQREAAHAGNETGNKGD, from the coding sequence ATGGATTCTTTAAAACTGGAAATTAAACAGCTTCTGATCGAAGCGCTCGATCTCGAAGACCTGAGCCCGGCCGATATCGACGACGACGCCCCGTTGTTCGATACCGACGGCATCGGTCTCGATTCGATCGATGCGCTCGAAATCGGCATCGTGCTGCGCAAGCAATACCAACTGACCATCGCGGCGAACGACGAGCGCACGCGCGAACATTTCCGCTCGATCAGCACGCTTGCGGCGCTGGTCGCGAGCCAGCGGGAAGCGGCGCACGCCGGAAACGAAACAGGTAACAAGGGGGATTAA
- a CDS encoding beta-ketoacyl synthase chain length factor: MPDLHWTIPVARWSSWPAAAFAAPDIGFIEPIVRRRLSTLSKVALKVAHDCVAQNEARVVFASRHGELRRTTDILRSISAAEPVSPTAFSLSVLNAMTGVFGMARGDRSAASAISAGAQTLGYGLLEAHAQHACQPAAPVLLVYADEPADPAYGTIEDEVQGGAVAILIDSVHATGELVCAVSDAPEPLPLTRDIGATAAAACFPTQSQALQHCLDTGKPAQWRGTQAAWQWSWHDRAA, from the coding sequence ATGCCCGATCTGCACTGGACCATTCCGGTCGCTCGCTGGTCTAGCTGGCCTGCTGCCGCATTCGCCGCACCCGACATTGGCTTCATCGAGCCGATCGTGCGACGTCGTCTGAGCACGCTGTCCAAGGTTGCGTTAAAGGTTGCGCACGATTGCGTCGCACAGAACGAGGCGCGCGTCGTGTTTGCGTCGCGCCACGGCGAACTGCGGCGCACCACCGACATTTTGCGCAGCATCAGCGCGGCCGAGCCGGTGTCGCCCACGGCGTTCAGTCTGTCCGTGCTGAATGCGATGACCGGCGTGTTCGGCATGGCGCGGGGCGACCGTTCGGCGGCGAGCGCAATCTCGGCGGGCGCGCAAACGCTCGGTTACGGTCTGCTGGAGGCGCATGCGCAGCACGCGTGCCAGCCGGCCGCGCCCGTGCTGCTGGTCTACGCGGACGAACCGGCCGACCCGGCCTACGGCACAATCGAAGACGAAGTGCAGGGCGGCGCGGTCGCTATTCTGATCGACAGCGTTCATGCCACGGGCGAGCTGGTATGCGCCGTATCGGACGCGCCGGAGCCGCTGCCGCTTACGCGCGACATTGGCGCAACAGCTGCAGCAGCATGCTTCCCGACCCAGAGCCAGGCGCTGCAACATTGCCTCGACACGGGCAAGCCGGCGCAATGGCGCGGCACGCAGGCCGCATGGCAATGGAGCTGGCATGACCGCGCGGCTTGA
- a CDS encoding AMP-binding protein: MIALHDLLSPVQADLALSAPVCRDGATLLDRAAFRARVSALTAFVQRHSAQRYALCIDDPFDFACALFAVFACGKEPVIPSNATPGYLADLADAYDVVLNDAGLPSRVDAAPAIQPGHPIDPRAPLTLYTSGSSGRPKPIRKTLAQFNAEVHTLEKQWGGLIGDATVLASVPHHHIYGLLFRVLWPLATGRAFDRAISIEPLHLQAQLAHGGPAVVVSTPAQLSRWPSLPGFAALTPPPRAFFSSGGPLAPDAAQAYAAAYGAAPLEIYGSTETGGIAWRRQDHGDAWQAVAGVDVRRDEDGALNVRSPHLDHDGWHRTDDRIAFDEQGRFRLQGRLDRVLKLDGKRVSLPELEARLALHPYVAQAAIVPLAGVSRERIGALVALSEAGGEALRDEGRVLLAKTLRRHLADYFDVVVLPRRWRFRAALPFDARGKLPVSAVAAAFEPRVEGVEVLAEARSGDTLYCELRVPPSLAHFAGHFPGLPILPGVVQVDWAVRLAAEHVPGVRAVSSIDRLKFMAPVSPGAVLDLTLAHDAARRRVQFAYRANGHECASGVITYREPA; this comes from the coding sequence GTGATCGCATTGCATGATCTGCTGTCACCCGTTCAGGCCGACCTCGCACTGAGCGCGCCTGTTTGCCGCGACGGCGCCACGCTGCTCGATCGCGCGGCGTTCCGCGCGCGCGTGTCGGCCCTGACAGCGTTCGTGCAAAGGCACTCCGCCCAGCGTTATGCACTGTGTATCGACGACCCGTTCGACTTTGCCTGTGCGCTCTTCGCCGTGTTTGCATGCGGCAAGGAGCCGGTGATTCCATCGAACGCGACACCCGGCTATCTCGCCGATCTTGCCGACGCGTACGACGTCGTGCTGAACGACGCCGGTCTGCCGTCGCGCGTCGACGCCGCTCCGGCGATTCAACCCGGTCACCCGATCGATCCGCGCGCGCCGCTCACGCTCTATACCTCGGGCAGCAGCGGTCGTCCGAAGCCCATCCGCAAAACGCTTGCGCAATTCAATGCCGAAGTCCACACGCTCGAAAAACAGTGGGGCGGATTGATCGGCGACGCCACGGTGCTGGCGAGCGTGCCGCATCATCACATCTACGGTCTGCTGTTTCGCGTGCTGTGGCCGCTCGCGACGGGGCGCGCGTTCGATCGCGCGATCAGCATCGAACCTCTGCATCTGCAGGCGCAGCTTGCGCATGGCGGCCCGGCGGTCGTCGTGTCGACGCCCGCTCAACTGTCGCGCTGGCCGTCCTTGCCGGGCTTTGCCGCGTTGACGCCGCCGCCACGCGCGTTTTTCTCGTCGGGCGGCCCGCTTGCTCCGGACGCCGCGCAGGCCTATGCGGCAGCGTATGGCGCCGCGCCGCTGGAGATATATGGCAGCACGGAAACCGGCGGCATTGCGTGGCGTCGTCAGGATCATGGCGATGCGTGGCAGGCAGTGGCCGGCGTCGATGTCAGGCGCGATGAAGACGGTGCGCTGAACGTGCGCTCGCCGCATCTCGACCATGACGGCTGGCATCGCACCGACGACAGGATCGCCTTCGACGAACAGGGCCGTTTCCGCTTGCAAGGCCGGCTCGACCGCGTGCTGAAACTCGACGGCAAACGCGTGTCGCTCCCGGAACTGGAAGCACGCCTCGCGCTGCATCCGTATGTCGCGCAGGCCGCGATCGTGCCGCTTGCGGGCGTGTCGCGCGAACGTATCGGCGCGCTGGTAGCGCTAAGCGAAGCGGGCGGCGAGGCGCTGCGCGACGAGGGCCGCGTGCTGCTCGCAAAAACGCTGCGCCGTCATCTCGCCGATTATTTCGATGTCGTCGTGCTGCCGCGTCGCTGGCGCTTTCGCGCCGCGTTGCCCTTCGACGCGCGCGGCAAACTGCCGGTGTCGGCGGTGGCGGCGGCCTTCGAGCCGCGCGTGGAAGGCGTCGAAGTGCTTGCCGAAGCACGCAGCGGCGACACCCTCTACTGCGAGCTGCGCGTGCCGCCGTCGCTCGCGCATTTCGCCGGCCATTTTCCGGGACTGCCGATTCTGCCCGGCGTGGTGCAGGTCGACTGGGCGGTGCGGCTTGCCGCCGAACATGTGCCGGGGGTGCGCGCGGTGAGCTCGATCGATCGGCTCAAGTTCATGGCGCCGGTGTCGCCCGGCGCGGTGCTCGATCTCACGCTCGCTCACGACGCCGCGCGCCGTCGCGTGCAGTTCGCGTATCGTGCCAATGGCCACGAATGCGCGTCCGGCGTGATCACCTACCGGGAGCCCGCGTGA
- a CDS encoding acyl carrier protein translates to MSEAEILERIRAIFKDNFAIDAERVTPQANLFEDLDLDSIDAVDLAIKLQEMTGRRIKPDEFKSVRTVGDVINAVESLLAAQS, encoded by the coding sequence GTGTCCGAGGCAGAGATCCTTGAGCGCATCCGCGCCATTTTCAAAGACAACTTCGCGATCGACGCAGAGCGCGTCACGCCGCAGGCGAATCTGTTCGAAGACCTCGATCTCGACAGCATCGACGCGGTCGACCTCGCGATCAAGCTGCAGGAGATGACGGGGCGCCGCATCAAGCCGGACGAGTTCAAGTCGGTGCGCACCGTCGGCGACGTGATCAACGCCGTCGAATCCCTGCTGGCCGCCCAAAGCTGA
- the pepN gene encoding aminopeptidase N, which translates to MADTETPNVIRRADYAPPAFLIDTVALEFDLVPERTVVKNTMRVRRNPDASRASHLALMGEQLEFVGAEIDGKPFPNAHAHEHGLLLDNVPDSFELTLTSVCNPAANTTLSGLYVSGGNFFTQCEAEGFRRITYFLDRPDVMATFTVTLRASKADYPVLLSNGNLIEEGDLPDGRHFARWEDPFRKPSYLFALVAGKLVALEERIKSGSGKDKLLQVWVEPHDLDKTRHAMDSLIHSIRWDEERFGLELDLDRFMIVAVSDFNMGAMENKGLNIFNTKYVLANPETATDTDFANIEAVVGHEYFHNWTGNRVTCRDWFQLSLKEGLTVFRDQEFSADMAGGATDEAARATKRIEDVRVLRQMQFAEDAGPMAHPVRPESYVEINNFYTMTVYEKGSEVVRMYQTLFGRDGFRKGMDLYFKRHDGQAVTCDDFRHALADANGRDLAQFERWYSQAGTPRVSVRTHYDAAQKRYTVTLTQGYGEAAPAARETQKGPLLIPFAIGLIGRDGEDLPLQLEGEAQAGSATTRVLEFTQKEQTFTFVNVEQEPLPSLLRNFSAPVIVEYDYSADQLAFLLAHDSDPFNRWEAGQRLATRELLTLAGRAATGVPLQLDDSVVAAFARVLTDESLSPAFRELALMLPSEAYLAEQMAESNPAAVHAARQFVRKRLANALRNDWLKVYEQHRTPGAYEATPEASGHRALKNLALSYLAELDDPAEAVKLASAQYDAANNMTDRAAALSALLNASAAKGGSAEAQQALDDFYRRFEKEPLVIDKWFALQATQRGSAQRPVIEIVRKLMSHPAFNLKNPNRARSLIFSFCAANPAQFHAEDGSGYAFWADQVIALDAINPQVAARLARSLELWRRFTPALRDRMREALEKVASQVKSRDVREIVEKALA; encoded by the coding sequence ATGGCCGATACCGAAACGCCCAATGTGATACGCCGCGCCGATTACGCGCCGCCCGCTTTCCTGATCGACACCGTCGCGCTGGAGTTCGATCTCGTCCCCGAACGCACGGTCGTCAAGAATACGATGCGCGTGCGCCGCAATCCGGACGCGTCGCGCGCCTCGCATCTTGCGCTGATGGGCGAGCAACTCGAATTCGTCGGCGCCGAAATCGACGGCAAGCCGTTTCCCAACGCGCATGCGCACGAGCACGGCCTGTTGCTCGATAACGTGCCGGACAGTTTCGAACTCACGCTCACGAGCGTCTGCAATCCCGCCGCGAATACCACGCTGTCCGGGCTGTATGTGTCGGGCGGCAATTTCTTCACGCAGTGCGAGGCCGAGGGCTTTCGCCGCATCACCTACTTCCTCGACCGGCCCGACGTCATGGCCACTTTCACGGTGACGCTGCGCGCGAGCAAGGCCGACTATCCGGTGCTGCTGTCGAACGGCAACCTGATCGAGGAAGGCGACTTGCCGGACGGCCGCCACTTCGCACGCTGGGAAGACCCGTTCCGCAAGCCGAGCTATCTGTTCGCCCTGGTCGCAGGCAAGCTGGTCGCACTCGAAGAACGCATAAAGAGCGGCTCGGGCAAAGACAAGCTGCTGCAGGTGTGGGTCGAGCCGCACGATCTGGACAAGACCCGTCACGCCATGGACTCGCTGATCCATTCGATCCGTTGGGACGAGGAGCGCTTTGGGCTGGAACTGGATCTGGACCGCTTCATGATCGTCGCCGTGAGCGACTTCAACATGGGCGCGATGGAGAACAAGGGGCTCAACATCTTCAACACGAAGTACGTGCTGGCGAACCCCGAGACGGCAACGGACACCGACTTCGCCAATATCGAGGCAGTCGTCGGACACGAGTATTTCCATAACTGGACCGGCAACCGCGTCACCTGTCGCGACTGGTTTCAGCTCAGCCTGAAAGAAGGCCTGACCGTGTTCCGCGATCAGGAGTTCTCGGCCGACATGGCCGGTGGCGCAACGGACGAAGCCGCCCGCGCGACCAAGCGGATCGAGGACGTGCGCGTGCTGCGTCAGATGCAGTTCGCCGAAGACGCGGGCCCGATGGCGCATCCGGTGCGCCCCGAGAGCTACGTCGAGATCAACAACTTCTACACGATGACGGTCTACGAGAAAGGCTCAGAAGTCGTGCGGATGTACCAGACGCTATTCGGGCGCGACGGCTTCCGCAAGGGCATGGACCTGTACTTCAAGCGCCACGACGGCCAGGCCGTGACGTGCGACGACTTCCGTCACGCGCTTGCCGACGCGAACGGCCGCGATCTCGCGCAATTCGAGCGCTGGTATAGCCAGGCCGGCACGCCGCGCGTGTCCGTGCGTACCCACTACGACGCCGCGCAGAAGCGCTACACCGTTACGCTCACGCAAGGCTATGGCGAGGCCGCGCCGGCAGCGCGTGAAACGCAGAAGGGGCCGCTGCTGATTCCGTTCGCAATCGGCCTGATCGGCCGGGACGGCGAGGATCTGCCGCTGCAACTCGAAGGCGAAGCGCAAGCCGGCAGCGCGACCACGCGCGTGCTCGAATTTACACAGAAGGAGCAGACCTTTACGTTCGTCAACGTCGAGCAGGAACCGCTGCCTTCGCTGCTGCGCAATTTCTCGGCGCCGGTGATCGTGGAGTACGACTACTCGGCGGATCAACTCGCATTCCTGCTTGCGCACGACAGTGACCCGTTCAACCGTTGGGAAGCCGGTCAGCGGCTCGCCACGCGCGAGTTGCTGACGCTGGCCGGCCGCGCCGCGACCGGCGTGCCGCTGCAACTCGACGATTCGGTGGTCGCCGCGTTCGCGCGGGTGCTGACCGACGAGTCGCTTTCGCCGGCGTTCCGCGAACTCGCATTGATGCTGCCTTCGGAAGCCTATCTCGCCGAACAGATGGCCGAATCGAATCCGGCCGCGGTGCATGCGGCGCGTCAGTTCGTGCGCAAGCGTCTGGCAAACGCGCTCAGGAACGACTGGCTCAAGGTCTACGAGCAGCACCGCACGCCGGGCGCCTACGAGGCCACGCCCGAGGCATCGGGCCACCGCGCGTTGAAAAATCTCGCGCTGTCGTACCTCGCGGAACTGGACGACCCGGCCGAAGCCGTGAAGCTCGCGTCGGCGCAATACGACGCCGCGAACAATATGACCGACCGTGCGGCGGCATTGTCGGCGCTGCTGAACGCGTCGGCGGCAAAAGGCGGCAGCGCAGAGGCGCAGCAGGCGCTGGACGACTTCTACCGGCGCTTCGAGAAAGAGCCGCTCGTAATCGACAAGTGGTTCGCGCTGCAGGCTACGCAGCGTGGCAGTGCGCAGCGTCCGGTGATCGAAATCGTGCGCAAGCTGATGTCGCATCCGGCATTCAACCTGAAGAACCCAAACCGCGCGCGCTCGCTGATCTTCAGCTTCTGCGCGGCCAATCCGGCGCAGTTTCATGCTGAAGACGGCTCGGGGTATGCGTTCTGGGCCGATCAGGTGATTGCGCTGGATGCGATCAACCCGCAGGTGGCCGCCCGCCTCGCCCGCTCGCTGGAACTGTGGCGGCGCTTCACGCCCGCGTTGCGCGATCGCATGCGCGAGGCGCTGGAAAAGGTGGCCTCGCAGGTCAAGTCGCGCGACGTGCGCGAAATCGTAGAGAAAGCGCTCGCGTGA
- a CDS encoding TMEM165/GDT1 family protein — MDHAFLISTGAVALAEIGDKTQLLSLVLAARYRKPLPIILGVLAATLVNHACAGALGAWLGSLLTPTIMRWALAASFIGMGLWILVPDKLDDEEANTSRTHFGVFGATVVTFFLAEMGDKTQIATVALAARFHDFFGVVGGTTLGMMIANVPAILLGDRFAHKLPTKIVHGIAAVMFVILGSMALFGVGV; from the coding sequence GTGGATCACGCTTTTCTCATTTCGACCGGAGCGGTCGCGCTCGCTGAAATCGGCGACAAAACGCAACTGCTCTCGCTCGTTCTGGCCGCCCGCTATCGCAAACCGCTTCCGATCATTCTCGGCGTGCTCGCTGCCACGCTCGTGAACCACGCCTGCGCCGGCGCGCTCGGTGCGTGGCTCGGATCGCTGCTCACGCCGACCATCATGCGCTGGGCGCTGGCGGCGTCGTTCATCGGCATGGGCTTGTGGATTCTCGTGCCTGACAAGCTCGACGACGAGGAAGCCAACACCAGCCGCACGCATTTTGGCGTGTTCGGCGCGACCGTCGTGACATTTTTCCTCGCCGAGATGGGCGACAAGACGCAGATTGCGACTGTCGCGCTCGCCGCTCGCTTTCACGATTTTTTCGGCGTGGTGGGCGGCACGACGCTCGGCATGATGATCGCGAACGTACCGGCGATTCTGCTTGGCGACCGCTTCGCCCATAAGCTGCCGACGAAAATCGTGCACGGAATCGCCGCGGTCATGTTCGTGATTCTCGGGTCGATGGCCCTCTTCGGGGTGGGCGTCTAG
- a CDS encoding DUF4136 domain-containing protein — MKLDCMTRRAAWLLATLTVLLSGCTTYVTTQVTAFSDWSGNDATRTYAFTRAASQQNNLELSTYERIVANELAAHAFREVESSQAHYLVGLAYGIRSDMVTVSEPVYYNPWPSPYWGWGRPFDPWGPWGPFPAGYVNQSYPVFTHLLGVRITERATGKEVYNVTARNSGGESSLVRAMPYLARSALADFPLGNGVVHTVKIPLDKAGGAPNEVAAAGAAVPAPASDAKVVQ, encoded by the coding sequence ATGAAACTCGACTGCATGACCCGCCGCGCCGCATGGCTGCTGGCCACGCTGACCGTGCTGCTGTCAGGCTGCACGACCTACGTGACGACGCAGGTGACAGCCTTCTCCGACTGGAGCGGCAACGACGCCACCCGAACCTACGCGTTCACCCGCGCGGCCAGCCAGCAGAACAATCTCGAACTCTCCACTTACGAGCGCATCGTGGCGAACGAGCTCGCCGCGCATGCGTTCCGCGAGGTCGAGTCGTCGCAGGCGCATTATCTGGTCGGGCTTGCTTACGGCATCCGTTCCGACATGGTGACGGTGTCCGAGCCGGTCTACTACAACCCCTGGCCGTCGCCTTACTGGGGCTGGGGCCGGCCGTTCGACCCGTGGGGTCCGTGGGGTCCGTTCCCGGCCGGTTACGTGAACCAGAGCTATCCGGTCTTCACGCACCTGCTAGGGGTGCGGATCACCGAGCGCGCCACCGGCAAGGAGGTCTATAACGTGACCGCGCGCAATTCGGGCGGCGAGTCGTCGCTGGTGCGGGCCATGCCGTATCTCGCGCGTAGCGCGCTGGCCGATTTCCCGCTGGGCAATGGCGTCGTGCATACCGTGAAGATTCCGCTCGACAAGGCGGGCGGCGCGCCGAACGAGGTGGCCGCGGCGGGCGCAGCGGTGCCCGCGCCCGCGTCGGATGCGAAGGTGGTGCAATAG